A genomic window from Periweissella cryptocerci includes:
- a CDS encoding glycosyltransferase: MPNTNTFLKGLLASGQKSFSYNQQITANLLIEALNFVYIDEQFADILPKEQSINEYVGNLIDYVANNELNLTVATMVKNQEDNIGKMINSVSNIVDSIYILDTGSTDKTVDVVKSEINVNPSIKLFKKNWIEDYAQMRNYMINLISDNADWILFIDSDETMTPPMSKKLLHIIINMVDYMYAAKSNLVIQLHTTAYGTETFAKVDRIIRVKDGTRFVGKVHEEILPSIDQTDAEINGIYKVESKINVVNMGRTQGQEEKFNKKERYNKLLLEMLKDEPHNIRLLSLLNSEMLNYTSLGEQYIPSIYEAITNNKDLPFSVYNVNHSDYLLDLLKKYISYLISQNEITDALRISEESHKLFPQNYTILFSIFSLKFHALEVDAMNLTTELVASMAALDPEAAYRSSQENTDIITALIIRLYLMQGKIEQAKQLKTTITDSRALGFLGVWEEFLT, translated from the coding sequence GTGCCAAATACAAACACATTTTTGAAAGGGCTTTTGGCTTCTGGTCAGAAGTCTTTTTCTTATAACCAACAAATTACCGCAAATTTACTCATTGAGGCGCTTAATTTTGTATATATTGATGAACAGTTTGCTGATATTTTGCCGAAAGAACAATCTATTAATGAATACGTGGGAAATCTTATAGATTATGTGGCGAATAATGAATTAAATTTGACGGTTGCCACTATGGTTAAAAATCAAGAAGACAATATTGGCAAAATGATTAATAGTGTATCAAACATTGTGGATTCAATATATATTCTAGATACTGGTTCCACTGATAAAACAGTTGATGTTGTCAAATCGGAAATAAATGTAAACCCATCCATTAAATTATTTAAAAAAAATTGGATTGAAGATTATGCACAAATGCGTAATTACATGATTAATTTAATTTCGGATAATGCGGATTGGATTTTATTTATTGATTCAGATGAAACAATGACACCACCAATGTCTAAGAAATTATTGCATATAATTATAAATATGGTTGATTATATGTATGCAGCTAAAAGTAACCTTGTAATACAGCTCCATACAACTGCATATGGGACGGAAACCTTTGCAAAAGTTGACCGCATTATTAGAGTGAAAGATGGTACCCGTTTTGTGGGGAAGGTTCATGAAGAAATACTTCCAAGCATTGACCAAACCGATGCAGAAATCAATGGAATATACAAAGTTGAAAGTAAAATAAACGTTGTAAACATGGGACGAACTCAAGGTCAGGAGGAAAAATTCAACAAAAAGGAACGCTATAATAAATTATTGTTGGAGATGCTGAAGGACGAACCTCATAATATTAGGCTGTTATCATTATTGAACTCAGAAATGTTAAATTACACCAGTTTAGGTGAACAGTACATTCCATCGATATATGAAGCAATTACTAATAATAAGGATCTTCCATTTTCAGTTTACAACGTGAACCATTCCGATTACTTATTAGATTTGTTAAAAAAATATATTTCATACTTGATTTCGCAAAACGAAATCACTGATGCGTTACGAATTAGTGAGGAATCGCATAAGCTTTTCCCGCAAAACTATACCATATTATTTTCTATATTCTCCTTGAAATTCCATGCTTTAGAAGTAGACGCTATGAATTTAACTACTGAATTAGTCGCGTCTATGGCTGCTTTAGATCCTGAAGCAGCATACCGTAGTTCTCAAGAAAATACAGATATCATAACTGCTCTAATTATCCGGTTATATCTTATGCAAGGGAAAATTGAACAGGCAAAACAATTAAAAACAACGATTACAGACTCAAGAGCATTGGGATTTCTCGGGGTTTGGGAAGAATTTTTAACGTAA
- a CDS encoding bacteriocin, with protein sequence MLNNFKSMTHEELQEVSGGKFGFSISINISGTFHQVEDGIDGFVAGVTGKKRHYRKNS encoded by the coding sequence TTGTTAAATAACTTTAAGTCAATGACACATGAAGAATTGCAAGAAGTTAGTGGTGGTAAATTTGGTTTTAGTATTAGCATTAATATCTCTGGAACCTTCCATCAAGTTGAAGATGGTATTGATGGCTTCGTAGCCGGCGTTACTGGTAAGAAACGCCACTATCGTAAAAACAGCTAA
- a CDS encoding helix-turn-helix domain-containing protein, whose translation MKENFENLHRHELSEKDEVAGNPIWDGRNICKNIKRLRQGANMSQTELAEKLNLARSAISHYESGVRTPSIDILIEMADFFEITVDELIR comes from the coding sequence ATGAAAGAAAATTTTGAAAACTTACATCGGCATGAATTGTCGGAAAAAGATGAGGTGGCAGGCAACCCAATTTGGGATGGACGAAATATTTGTAAGAATATTAAGCGCCTACGACAAGGTGCTAATATGTCACAAACTGAATTAGCCGAAAAGTTGAATCTCGCGCGTTCTGCAATTTCGCATTATGAAAGTGGTGTACGAACGCCATCAATTGATATATTAATTGAGATGGCTGATTTTTTTGAGATAACAGTTGATGAATTAATTCGATGA
- a CDS encoding helix-turn-helix domain-containing protein, producing the protein MDIFDKFENISLSELSYISGGSLGENMRLIRNALTLTQEQFGEEIDVDQALLSKYERGIREPSIDLVVTISQVVNISLDVLVLGDRTSILLALNDASVGFQSFL; encoded by the coding sequence ATGGATATATTCGATAAGTTTGAAAATATCAGTCTTTCCGAACTGAGTTATATTTCAGGAGGCTCGTTAGGCGAGAATATGCGCCTCATTCGAAATGCGTTAACGCTCACTCAAGAGCAATTTGGAGAGGAGATTGACGTTGATCAAGCACTATTGTCCAAATATGAACGGGGAATTCGTGAACCTTCAATTGATTTGGTTGTTACAATTAGTCAAGTAGTCAATATTTCCCTCGACGTATTAGTGTTGGGGGATAGAACATCTATTTTGCTAGCATTAAATGATGCAAGCGTGGGCTTTCAGAGCTTTCTGTAA
- a CDS encoding bacteriocin secretion accessory protein yields MDPKLLESAEFYHRRYQNFSTLIIVPILLIVILIVGFSLFGQKEIVVKATGELQPTRVIGTIQSTSSNPIVNNNLADNKVVKKGTVLLTYNAKNAVSETTLLNEQLSDLKQQEIKLELLQTGLKTDTNTFTNADKFGYSSLLDDYLAQVKLLKSAQTQSDTQIDKANQSSAKVKGKVNAQLERYQAKIDDYRLLLQSIKSNKNVLAKSSSLKTNFKLYQQQIRNTAKHDRAALKATTVSGVQQQIDQLQDTKASYQVQVAGIADKADKSDDLTAKLASLKSEQLLAASKEQTTLSANLEQLQAKLKVQHNENYQNSVVAPAPGIIHENEQVKGQQMIPAGSVIAELYPILKDQTKISMVAYVSVADVVNLKNEQSVRLSLYQSLPKPLILRGKIQSIASAPTATSKGNVFKVVATTRIEKKQLTHLRYGLEGKLVVITGKKTFFNYYKDKLLDK; encoded by the coding sequence ATGGATCCAAAATTATTAGAGAGTGCTGAATTCTATCACCGCCGTTATCAAAATTTTTCGACATTGATTATTGTACCAATACTGCTAATTGTTATTTTAATTGTCGGTTTCTCACTGTTTGGTCAGAAAGAAATTGTGGTTAAAGCAACGGGGGAATTGCAGCCAACACGGGTAATTGGCACGATTCAATCAACCAGCAGTAATCCAATTGTTAATAATAATTTAGCGGATAATAAAGTTGTAAAAAAGGGGACAGTGTTACTCACGTATAACGCTAAAAATGCTGTGAGTGAAACGACACTGCTGAATGAACAATTATCAGATTTGAAGCAGCAAGAAATCAAACTGGAATTATTACAAACAGGCTTAAAAACCGATACGAATACGTTTACAAACGCTGACAAATTTGGATATTCAAGCTTGTTAGATGATTACTTAGCTCAGGTTAAACTATTGAAGTCGGCACAAACACAAAGTGATACCCAGATAGATAAAGCAAATCAGAGTTCAGCTAAAGTTAAAGGCAAAGTTAATGCGCAATTAGAAAGATATCAAGCAAAAATTGATGACTATCGGTTACTCTTGCAGTCAATTAAGAGTAATAAAAATGTATTAGCTAAAAGTAGTTCGTTAAAGACTAATTTCAAGCTATATCAGCAACAAATACGTAATACAGCCAAACACGATCGTGCCGCGTTGAAAGCGACGACTGTTAGTGGCGTCCAACAACAGATTGACCAACTACAGGATACTAAGGCAAGTTACCAAGTTCAGGTGGCTGGTATCGCTGATAAAGCTGATAAGTCAGATGATTTGACTGCAAAACTAGCTTCATTGAAGTCGGAACAGCTGTTGGCGGCAAGTAAGGAACAAACTACTTTAAGTGCAAATCTTGAACAATTGCAAGCAAAACTAAAAGTACAACATAATGAAAATTACCAAAATTCAGTTGTTGCGCCAGCACCAGGGATTATTCATGAGAATGAACAAGTTAAAGGGCAACAAATGATTCCCGCTGGGAGCGTTATCGCAGAGTTGTACCCAATACTAAAGGATCAGACAAAAATTAGTATGGTAGCGTATGTTTCAGTAGCTGATGTAGTTAATTTAAAGAATGAGCAATCAGTACGACTCAGCTTGTATCAATCATTACCGAAACCATTAATTTTACGAGGCAAGATTCAATCAATTGCCAGTGCACCAACAGCGACTTCTAAGGGAAATGTATTCAAAGTGGTGGCAACGACCCGGATTGAAAAAAAACAATTAACGCATTTAAGGTATGGATTAGAAGGAAAGCTTGTTGTGATTACCGGCAAGAAGACTTTTTTCAACTATTATAAGGATAAGTTACTTGATAAATGA